CAAGCTTCGGATCATAAAGCCATGCAGGACCCTCAATGCTGAACACCTGCAGAATTTGATTAATAAACCCTTCATCTGTTGCGAACATATACTTCCAGATAATGGACCACACAACAATCGATGTCATGACAGGAATAAAGATGGCTGTCCGGAAGATTCCCATTCCAGGCAGGTTTCGGTGCAGCAGCAAAGCCAGCATAAGTGCCAAGATAATATTGACTGGCACCAAGCCGACTGAAAATATGAGCGTGTTCTTCAATACTGTCCCGAACTCAGGATCTGAAGTTAAACGCTGGTAATTTTCCAATCCAATAAAGTTGGGATCACCAAGCAGCTGCCAGTCTGTGAGACTCATATAAAAGGAGTATAGCAGCGGGCCAAGCATAACAACCAAGAAACCCAACACCATCGGACTCACAAACAAATAGCCGTAAAAGGCTTCACTTCCTATAAACTTTTTCCTGCGTCTTTCCTTTTCCAAAGAGAGTTGCGCAGAAGTATTTAAGTTTGCTTCCATTCTGCTACCCCCTAAATCTTGTCAATGGCATTCCTAAACTCCACAACAGAACTCTTAATACTTTCTGCTGTATGTCCGGTTACAATTGCCCCTAACATAATCCCTTTAACACCCGCTTGAGAAAGAAGAGAAATGTCATCTGGCACCAATTTTCGCTGCGACGGAATAAGAAGTGGAACATCCACCTTCTCTGCTAAATATTTATAAGCAAGAATATCTTTAAATGTAAGGGGAGACCCATATTCCTCACCAGGCACAATCGATGCTTCAAGCGCAGTTATATCCAGAGACTTTAACTGCCCCATATTCTCAATATCGTAATCTGATGATATGGCAAAGGTTTTTTCCATTCCTGCAAGCTTCATCATCCAGCTTGGCATGTGGTGAGCATAGATTGAAAAATAATTGAATCCAGCCTGAGAGAGCAGGTTCAATTCACTTTGTTTGATTTCCTCAAAAGAGCCACCAGGTACAATTCCAAGCGGACCAGTATATTCTGAGCGTATTTGCCGGAATACTTCCATATAAGATTCTGTCGTGCGGAACTCATTGCCTGAAGCACGATGATTCACATTCACATGCATTTTTACAGCATCTGCACCTTCACTTAATGCAGCTTGTGCCAATTCGAGATTGTTTTCAGGCAAGCTTACAATTAGCGTAACTTTTTTCTCACTCAGACAACTGCTTAAAGAAGAATTCATACTATCACCTCTTATGAATAGGCAAGCGGTTAAGCCTAAATGAGGATTAACCGCCTGCTAAACAGTTTTATTTCAAAATCGGATCGATTTTTTTATCCATTCCATCGAGAATGTCTTCTGGTTTCTTTAACTGTCCAAACAGTTCATCGAATCCGAATTGAATTGCGTTATCAATTTTCTGCCATTCCATATGGCCTTCCTGCAGTCTTGCATTGTCCATCTCATCAATAACGGCACGCTGAATACTTTCAACCGGCGGATTGTTCGGCTGATTTACAAACTCATCAGAACTTAAGATAGACTCGCGCGGCGGTACAAAGAAGGTAGATGAGGCCGTGATTCCCTCTTGGCTCGTTAAAAACTTCAGGAGTTCCTTGGCTTCTTCAGGATGCTTGGACCCTGCAAACATCGTGTAGCCAGCCTGGCCCAGCATTGGGAATCTTCCCTCAGGACCTTCCGGAAGCGGTGCGATATCCCATTTAAAATCTTTCACCTCACGGGCACGTGATACATAGCTGTATACATCAAAGAACATTCCAATTTTGCCGGATTCAAAGCTTACTTGTTCACCAGCTTTCGGATGAGACTTGTCTTTAAACATCATGCGATCGAGCATTTCCAGTGTCTCAACCCCTTGTGGGCTGTTCCACTTAAACTCAGTTGTTTCTTCATTAAATAGGCTTCCCCCGTTGCTCCAAGTGTGTGAAAGCAATGCAATCCAAGTATTCCAGTCACGGAAGAAATTAGCTCCATATGTGCCGCTTGCAGAGATTGCCTTTGCGGATTTTTCAAATTGCTCCCAGGTCCATGTTCCAGCTTCCACATGTTCATTTGGTGTCTTTTCCCCTGCGTTTACAAACAGGTCCTCGTTATAGAAAAGAACCATGGGAGGTGTAGAAAACGGGAGTCCATATAACTTTCCGTCTTTTTCAAACAGTTCTAAAGTTGATGGGAAGAAGTCATCCATATTATATTCCGCATCATCTTTAAACGAAGATACATCTTCTAAAATGCCATTTTCCATAAATTGAGGAACCATTCGTTCAGCTGCCCAGCCGATATCAGGCAATTCTCTGCCAGCTGCTAAAACGGTTATTTTTTGCTGATAATCCGGAAATGGAACACTTTCTAAATTTACCTTGATATTAGGGTGTGTCTCATAGAATTTTTCAAGCAGTTTATTATACATCTCCTGATGCGCTTCGTTTCCCCATATCATAAAGGTAAGTTCAACTTGTTCATCATTCTTTTTCGAATCTCCGCCTGAGCTGGATGGTTCTGCTTTGTTGCTGCAGGCAAATGTAAACGTTGTCATTAACAAAATTAAAAAAATTACACCTAGCTTCTTCATCTTTTTCCCCCTCTCCTTTGACTCTAATTGTAGAAGGAAAATCCGGTTCAAAATATCCCTTCAATCAAAGAAAAAGTACTATTTTAATAGTTGATCGAATCTTAAGATAACTTCCTGTATTCTTTAGGTGTTAAGCCTACTTCCTGTTTGAAAAGTGACATAAAATGCTTTGGGCTCTTATAACCTGAGAGCTGAGCTACCTCATATACCTTTAGGTTTGTGTTCTTCAGCAAATTTTTCGCTCTCTTTAAACGTGCACCCGTTAAATAGTCTGTAAAGGTCTG
This DNA window, taken from Cytobacillus sp. FSL H8-0458, encodes the following:
- a CDS encoding carbohydrate ABC transporter permease, which produces MEANLNTSAQLSLEKERRRKKFIGSEAFYGYLFVSPMVLGFLVVMLGPLLYSFYMSLTDWQLLGDPNFIGLENYQRLTSDPEFGTVLKNTLIFSVGLVPVNIILALMLALLLHRNLPGMGIFRTAIFIPVMTSIVVWSIIWKYMFATDEGFINQILQVFSIEGPAWLYDPKLAMAAVIVVSAMKNVGLNMVLFLAALQQVPRTLYEASYLDGANKSKQFWYVTLPMITPTVFLTLILTVIGSMKVFGQIYVMTGGGPGNHTKVLVYYIWETAFKLFDFGYASAIAIILFLIILVFTIAQWVLRKRWVFHEQ
- a CDS encoding ABC transporter substrate-binding protein; translation: MKKLGVIFLILLMTTFTFACSNKAEPSSSGGDSKKNDEQVELTFMIWGNEAHQEMYNKLLEKFYETHPNIKVNLESVPFPDYQQKITVLAAGRELPDIGWAAERMVPQFMENGILEDVSSFKDDAEYNMDDFFPSTLELFEKDGKLYGLPFSTPPMVLFYNEDLFVNAGEKTPNEHVEAGTWTWEQFEKSAKAISASGTYGANFFRDWNTWIALLSHTWSNGGSLFNEETTEFKWNSPQGVETLEMLDRMMFKDKSHPKAGEQVSFESGKIGMFFDVYSYVSRAREVKDFKWDIAPLPEGPEGRFPMLGQAGYTMFAGSKHPEEAKELLKFLTSQEGITASSTFFVPPRESILSSDEFVNQPNNPPVESIQRAVIDEMDNARLQEGHMEWQKIDNAIQFGFDELFGQLKKPEDILDGMDKKIDPILK